A part of Vigna radiata var. radiata cultivar VC1973A chromosome 11, Vradiata_ver6, whole genome shotgun sequence genomic DNA contains:
- the LOC106778081 gene encoding DNA repair endonuclease UVH1 isoform X2 produces MRRLRVELSWRAKPSLQSMVQFHEHIITELLEDSNGGLVVLSSGLSLSKLVSSLLILHSSSEGTLLLLSPSSTSLKSKITFHLKTLNPQFNQIPAEITADLPAHHRHALYSSGNAFFVTPRILIVDLLTNKLPTSKIAGILLLNAHSLSETSTEAFIVRIFRSLNRSAFVRAFSDKPHAMVSGFAKAERTMKCLHVRKLHLWPRFQVYVSQELERDPPEVVDIRVPMSKYMVGIQKAIIEVMDACLKEMRKTNKVDVEDLTVENGLFKSFDEIVRRQLDPIWHTLGKKTKQLVSDLKTLRKLLDYLVRYDAVTYLKYLDTLRVSESFRSVWIFAEASYKIFDYAKKRVFHLVRSDGLKFNELSKGVKSKKRKSKGDGKDIEEVDGTSHSTLNSGLVLEEVLEEAPKWKVLREVLEEVEEERQKAGMLGEEIFTEGEDTNNGIVLVACKDEMSCLQLEECITGSPEKVMREEWKKYLLNKVQLRDIVNKKKKPKDPKPKGFGILDGVTPITPAQNAETTSISKQEHDALLAAASKLRNVSENDNAKDAPQPDIGGQGSGKRKRKVGIRKVPVVLDGVGVRNNDKEGSVSDKIGMSDSKNEVIEDETNTASAGRFSSEGTSVENIVLRKHSNPNVAARTGKPLPPVHFYALESDQPILDILKPSIVIVYHPDMAFVREIEVYKAENSSKRLKVYFLFYEASTEVQKFEASIRRENGAFESLIRQKSMMMIPVDQSGHSLGLNSTLESDLTTPQNSVTRKAGGRKEADKEMQVIVDMREFMSSLPNVLHQKGMRIIPVTLEVGDYILSPLICVERKSIQDLFMSFTSGRLYHQVETMVRYYRIPVLLIEFSQDKSFSFQSASDIGDDVTPNSIISKLSLLALHFPRLRIIWSRSLHATAEIFASLKANQDEPDETKAIRVGVPSEEGIVENDVRAENYNTSAVEFLRRLPGVTDSNYRAIMDGCKSLAELALLPVERLAELMGGHKAARTLRDFLDAKYPTLL; encoded by the exons ATGAGACGGTTGAGAGTTGAACTTTCCTGGCGCGCAAAGCCTTCTCTACAATCGATGGTTCAATTTCACGAACACATAATCACAGAGCTTCTAGAAGATTCTAATGGCGGTCTCGTGGTTCTCTCGTCCGgcctctctctctctaaacTCGTTTCGTCTCTCCTTATTCTACACTCCTCATCCGAGGGAACGctccttcttctttctccttcttccacttcACTCAAATCCAAAATTACCTTCCAcctcaaaaccctaaacccacaATTCAACCAAATCCCCGCCGAAATCACCGCCGACCTCCCCGCGCATCACCGCCACGCGCTCTACTCCTCCGGCAATGCATTCTTTGTCACGCCGCGCATCCTAATCGTTGACCTCTTGACCAACAAGTTACCAACCTCCAAAATCGCCGGGATCCTACTCCTTAACGCGCACTCGCTCTCCGAGACCTCCACCGAAGCGTTCATTGTTCGGATTTTCCGTTCGCTCAACCGCAGCGCGTTTGTGCGCGCGTTCTCCGACAAGCCGCACGCAATGGTGTCGGGGTTCGCGAAGGCGGAGCGCACGATGAAGTGTCTGCACGTGAGGAAGCTTCACCTGTGGCCGCGGTTTCAGGTTTACGTGTCGCAGGAGTTGGAGAGGGACCCGCCGGAGGTGGTGGACATAAGGGTGCCGATGAGCAAGTACATGGTGGGGATTCAGAAGGCCATTATTGAGGTCATGGATGCTTGTTTGAAAGAGATGAGGAAGACGAACAAGGTCGACGTGGAGGATTTGACAGTGGAGAATGGGTTGTTTAAGTCTTTTGATGAGATCGTGAGGCGACAGTTGGATCCAATTTGGCACACTTTAGGGAAGAAGACCAAGCAGCTTGTCTCAGACCTTAAGACATTGAGGAAACTGTTGGATTATCTAGTCAG GTATGATGCAGTAACTTACTTGAAATATCTGGATACATTGAGAGTGTCAGAAAGTTTTCGGTCTGTTTGGATATTTGCAGAGGCAAGCTATAAGATATTTGATTATGCAAAGAAGCGTGTTTTTCATCTTGTGAGATCAGATGGCTTGAAATTTAACGAGTTAAGTAAGGGTGTCAaaagcaaaaagagaaaaagtaaggGTGATGGTAAAGACATTGAAGAAG TTGATGGTACGTCGCACTCTACTTTGAATTCCGGCTTAGTTTTGGAGGAAGTCTTGGAAGAAGCACCAAAGTGGAAGGTCTTACGT GAGGTTCTTGAGGAAGTAGAAGAGGAAAGACAAAAGGCTGGTATGTTGGGGGAAGAAATATTCACTGAAGGTGAAGACACCAACAATGGCATTGTACTAGTGGCATGTAAAGATGAAATGTCATGCTTGCAACTTGAAGAATGCATCACCGGCAGTCCAGAAAAG GTCATGCGTGAAGAATGGAAGAAGTACTTACTAAACAAAGTACAGCTGCGAGACATAGTGAACAAGAAAAAGAAGCCTAAGGATCCCAAACCCAAAGGTTTTGGGATTCTTGACGGAGTTACTCCCATAACACCTGCTCAGAATGCAGAAACCACCAGCATTAGTAAGCAGGAACATGATGCGCTTTTGGCAGCTGCCTCAAAACTAAGAAATGTTTCTGAAAATGACAATGCTAAGGATGCTCCACAGCCTGATATTGGTGGACAGGGAAGtggtaaaagaaagagaaaagtggGGATTAGAAAGGTCCCGGTTGTTCTTGATGGCGTGGGAGTTCGGAACAATGATAAAGAGGGATCAGTGAGTGATAAAATTGGGATGTCTGATTCAAAAAATGAAGTCATCGAAGATGAGACTAATACTGCCAGTGCTGGTAGATTTTCTTCTGAAGGGACATCTGTGGAAAACATAGTTCTTCGGAAGCATTCTAATCCTAATGTTGCAGCAAGAACTGGGAAGCCACTACCACCAGTGCACTTTTATGCCCTAGAAAGTGATCAGCCTATACTAGATATATTAAAGCCCTCAATAGTAATTGTTTACCATCCAGATATGGCCTTTGTCAGGGAAATCGAAGTCTACAAAGCTGAGAATTCCTCAAAAAGGTTGAAagtgtattttcttttctatgaaGCTTCAACTGAGGTTCAGAAGTTTGAGGCAAGTATACGTAGAGAGAATGGAGCATTTGAATCTTTGATTAGGCAAAAATCTATGATGATGATTCCAGTTGACCAG AGTGGGCACTCTTTAGGATTGAATTCTACTTTAGAATCAGATTTAACTACTCCTCAAAACTCAGTAACCAGAAAAGCAGGTGGGAGAAAGGAGGCTGATAAAGAAATGCAG GTTATTGTGGACATGCGGGAGTTCATGAGCAGCCTTCCAAATGTTCTTCACCAGAAGGGAATGCGCATCATCCCAGTGACCCTAGAAGTTGGTGACTATATCTTATCACCGTTAATTTGTGTggaaagaaaaagtattcaagatCTCTTTATGAGCTTCACATCAGGTCGTCTATACCACCAGGTCGAGACAATGGTACGGTATTACAGAATACCTGTACTGTTGATTGAGTTTTCACAGGATAAGAGCTTTTCATTCCAG TCTGCTAGTGATATTGGTGATGATGTGACACCAAATAGCATTATATCAAAGTTATCTCTGCTTGCTTTACACTTCCCCAGGCTACGGATAATCTGGTCTCGAAGTTTGCATGCTACTGCTGAAATATTTGCTTCACTTAAGGCAAATCAAGACGAGCCAGATGAAACAAAAGCAATCAGAGTGGGTGTTCCCTCAGAAGAAGGAATTGTGGAAAATGATGTGAG GGCTGAAAATTACAATACATCGGCTGTGGAGTTTCTAAGACGACTTCCAGGTGTTACAGACTCAAACTACAGGGCCATAATGGATGGGTGTAAGAGCTTGGCAGAACTCGCACTTCTTCCTGTGGAGAGGCTAGCGGAATTAATGGGTGGTCATAAAGCTGCTCGGACTCTTAGAGACTTTCTAGATGCTAAATACCCAACTTTGTTGTGA
- the LOC106777895 gene encoding protein TIFY 10B-like — translation MDPWNLSSSKFLSKQLPYPSHLYAEEIPNMGNSSGLIKDLRGSQLTIFYDGQVVVFDDIQADKAKDIISFANTGISQNQNDHACSYPAAISATSSRPFPFLMNIIPTTANNSVQEHPQTPSKSVICDLPLARKASLHRFLEKRKDRIAARAPYQTSNHMEALGKPGESTPWLTLASKSLQDESDSDSSSSFVLF, via the exons ATGGATCCATGGAACCTTTCATCCTCCAAGTTTCTCTCTAAACAACTTCCTTACCCTTCTCATCTCTACGCAGAAGAGATTCCCAACATGGGAAATTCCAG TGGTTTGATCAAGGATCTCAGAGGTTCGCAGTTGACAATCTTCTATGATGGCCAAGTTGTTGTCTTTGATGATATTCAAGCTGACAAAGCCAAGGATATCATATCTTTCGCCAACACAGGAATCTCCCAAAACCAGAATGACCATGCTTGCTCGTACCCTGCTGCAATTTCTGCTACTTCCAGCAGACCGTTTCCTTTTCTTATGAACATCATCCCTACCACTGCCAACAATTCGGTTCAGGAGCATCCTCAAACACCATCTAAATCTGTTATATGCG ATCTACCTTTGGCTAGAAAAGCTTCACTTCATCGGTTCTTGGAGAAAAGAAAGGATAG AATTGCTGCCAGAGCACCATATCAAACAAGCAATCACATGGAAGCCCTTGGTAAGCCAGGTGAATCCACGCCATGGCTCACCTTGGCATCTAAATCGCTACAAGACGAATCTGATTCTGATAGCAGCTCCAGCTTTGTGTTATTTTAA
- the LOC106776612 gene encoding cationic amino acid transporter 6, chloroplastic-like, whose translation MANTASNKKTTLSSYFHSLSQTPQRLKKRMLATWTPDQELNQGRQRSGADMKRSLEWYDFVALGLGGMLGVGVFVTTGSVAHHQSGPSVFISYIIAGLSALLSSLCYTEFAVQVPVAGGAFSYLRLTFGEFVGYFAGANILMEYVLSNAAVSRSFTEYLSFAFGQNDPNVWRVKLHGLPKDYNMLDLPAVSLIILLTLCLCYSTKESSMLNLIMTIFHVIFFGFIIVSGYCTGSVKNLVSPKGLAPFGVRGVVNGAAKVYFSYIGYDSASTLAEEIKDPSKNLPIGIVGSVLITTVLYCLMSLSLCMMAPYNKISDKSSFAFAFAKIGGMWESDLVGAGASLGIVASLLVAMLGQARYLCVIGRARLVPSWLAKVHPSTATPLNATLFLGVCTGCIALFTDLDIIMELINIGTLVVFYLVASALIYRRYVITSHTPPFYTLIFLFLFSLSALGFSLSWKFNQLRWGLPLFGGVMITITAFYQHQVPQTHAQHAATDWCVPFMPWPPALSIFLNVFLITTLKVLSFQRFAMWACFITLFYLLYGVHSTYQAEEIEIAANQVNSSSTNAQTNKVEVQVL comes from the exons ATGGCTAACACTGCAAGCAATAAGAAGACAACTCTGTCAAGTTATTTCCATTCCCTTTCTCAAACACCTCAAAGACTGAAAAAGAGAATGCTAGCCACTTGGACCCCTGATCAGGAACTGAACCAAGGGAGACAAAGGTCTGGAGCAGACATGAAAAGGAGTCTCGAGTGGTATGATTTTGTAGCTCTTGGACTTGGTGGAATGCTAGGTGTTGGTGTTTTTGTTACAACTGGTTCTGTTGCCCATCATCAATCTGGTCCTTCAGTTTTCATATCCTATATTATAGCTGGATTATCAGCTCTTCTCTCCTCCTTATGCTACACTGAATTTGCTGTTCAAGTCCCAGTAGCAGGAGGAGCTTTCAGCTATTTAAGATTAACCTTTG GAGAATTTGTGGGGTATTTTGCTGGGGCAAATATACTAATGGAGTATGTGCTTTCTAATGCTGCTGTATCAAGGAGTTTCACAGAGTATTTGAGCTTTGCATTTGGCCAAAATGATCCAAACGTGTGGAGAGTGAAACTGCATGGATTGCCAAAGGACTATAACATGTTGGATCTCCCAGCTGTTTCTCTTATTATTCTTCTCACTCTCTGCTTGTGCTATAG TACCAAGGAAAGTTCCATGTTGAACCTCATCATGACAATCTTCCATGTGATTTTCTTTGGATTCATCATTGTGAGTGGTTATTGCACTGGAAGTGTGAAAAACTTGGTCAGTCCAAAAGGGCTAGCCCCTTTTGGTGTGAGAGGTGTTGTAAACGGAGCAGCTAAAGTCTACTTCAGCTACATAGGCTATGACTCGGCTTCAACATTGGCAGAGGAAATCAAAGATCCTTCTAAGAACCTACCTATTGGAATTGTTGGTTCAGTTCTCATAACCACAGTGCTCTATTGCCTTATGTCTCTATCTTTGTGCATGATGGCTCCTTATAACAAG ATATCAGATAAATCATCATTTGCATTCGCTTTTGCTAAGATTGGAGGGATGTGGGAGAGCGACCTTGTTGGGGCAGGAGCAAGTTTGGGAATAGTGGCTTCTCTCTTGGTTGCCATGTTAGGCCAAGCGAGATACCTTTGTGTTATAGGAAGAGCACGTTTGGTGCCATCTTGGTTAGCTAAAGTTCATCCTTCTACAGCCACCCCATTGAATGCCACACTCTTTTTGG GAGTTTGCACAGGATGTATTGCTCTGTTCACTGATCTTGACATTATAATGGAGTTGATCAACATCGGCACGCTGGTGGTGTTCTACTTGGTGGCCAGTGCTCTGATATACCGTCGATACGTAATCACTAGTCACACCCCTCCTTTCTACACTCtcattttcctctttctcttttcactcAGTGCTCTGGGCTTCTCCCTTTCGTGGAAATTCAATCAGCTACGGTGGGGTCTTCCACTCTTTGGTGGGGTCATGATCACTATCACAGCTTTTTACCAGCACCAGGTGCCTCAGACCCATGCCCAACATGCTGCTACTGATTGGTGTGTGCCATTCATGCcctggccacctgccctctccATCTTTCTCAATGTTTTCCTCATTACCACTTTAAAGGTTCTGTCTTTCCAAAGGTTTGCTATGTGGGCATGCTTCATTACCCTCTTCTATCTACTCTATGGTGTTCACTCCACTTACCAAGCAGAAGAGATTGAGATTGCTGCTAATCAAGTCAATTCAAGCTCAACCAACGCACAAACCAATAAGGTGGAAGTTCAAGTGCTATAG
- the LOC106778081 gene encoding DNA repair endonuclease UVH1 isoform X1 — protein MRRLRVELSWRAKPSLQSMVQFHEHIITELLEDSNGGLVVLSSGLSLSKLVSSLLILHSSSEGTLLLLSPSSTSLKSKITFHLKTLNPQFNQIPAEITADLPAHHRHALYSSGNAFFVTPRILIVDLLTNKLPTSKIAGILLLNAHSLSETSTEAFIVRIFRSLNRSAFVRAFSDKPHAMVSGFAKAERTMKCLHVRKLHLWPRFQVYVSQELERDPPEVVDIRVPMSKYMVGIQKAIIEVMDACLKEMRKTNKVDVEDLTVENGLFKSFDEIVRRQLDPIWHTLGKKTKQLVSDLKTLRKLLDYLVRYDAVTYLKYLDTLRVSESFRSVWIFAEASYKIFDYAKKRVFHLVRSDGLKFNELSKGVKSKKRKSKGDGKDIEEAVDGTSHSTLNSGLVLEEVLEEAPKWKVLREVLEEVEEERQKAGMLGEEIFTEGEDTNNGIVLVACKDEMSCLQLEECITGSPEKVMREEWKKYLLNKVQLRDIVNKKKKPKDPKPKGFGILDGVTPITPAQNAETTSISKQEHDALLAAASKLRNVSENDNAKDAPQPDIGGQGSGKRKRKVGIRKVPVVLDGVGVRNNDKEGSVSDKIGMSDSKNEVIEDETNTASAGRFSSEGTSVENIVLRKHSNPNVAARTGKPLPPVHFYALESDQPILDILKPSIVIVYHPDMAFVREIEVYKAENSSKRLKVYFLFYEASTEVQKFEASIRRENGAFESLIRQKSMMMIPVDQSGHSLGLNSTLESDLTTPQNSVTRKAGGRKEADKEMQVIVDMREFMSSLPNVLHQKGMRIIPVTLEVGDYILSPLICVERKSIQDLFMSFTSGRLYHQVETMVRYYRIPVLLIEFSQDKSFSFQSASDIGDDVTPNSIISKLSLLALHFPRLRIIWSRSLHATAEIFASLKANQDEPDETKAIRVGVPSEEGIVENDVRAENYNTSAVEFLRRLPGVTDSNYRAIMDGCKSLAELALLPVERLAELMGGHKAARTLRDFLDAKYPTLL, from the exons ATGAGACGGTTGAGAGTTGAACTTTCCTGGCGCGCAAAGCCTTCTCTACAATCGATGGTTCAATTTCACGAACACATAATCACAGAGCTTCTAGAAGATTCTAATGGCGGTCTCGTGGTTCTCTCGTCCGgcctctctctctctaaacTCGTTTCGTCTCTCCTTATTCTACACTCCTCATCCGAGGGAACGctccttcttctttctccttcttccacttcACTCAAATCCAAAATTACCTTCCAcctcaaaaccctaaacccacaATTCAACCAAATCCCCGCCGAAATCACCGCCGACCTCCCCGCGCATCACCGCCACGCGCTCTACTCCTCCGGCAATGCATTCTTTGTCACGCCGCGCATCCTAATCGTTGACCTCTTGACCAACAAGTTACCAACCTCCAAAATCGCCGGGATCCTACTCCTTAACGCGCACTCGCTCTCCGAGACCTCCACCGAAGCGTTCATTGTTCGGATTTTCCGTTCGCTCAACCGCAGCGCGTTTGTGCGCGCGTTCTCCGACAAGCCGCACGCAATGGTGTCGGGGTTCGCGAAGGCGGAGCGCACGATGAAGTGTCTGCACGTGAGGAAGCTTCACCTGTGGCCGCGGTTTCAGGTTTACGTGTCGCAGGAGTTGGAGAGGGACCCGCCGGAGGTGGTGGACATAAGGGTGCCGATGAGCAAGTACATGGTGGGGATTCAGAAGGCCATTATTGAGGTCATGGATGCTTGTTTGAAAGAGATGAGGAAGACGAACAAGGTCGACGTGGAGGATTTGACAGTGGAGAATGGGTTGTTTAAGTCTTTTGATGAGATCGTGAGGCGACAGTTGGATCCAATTTGGCACACTTTAGGGAAGAAGACCAAGCAGCTTGTCTCAGACCTTAAGACATTGAGGAAACTGTTGGATTATCTAGTCAG GTATGATGCAGTAACTTACTTGAAATATCTGGATACATTGAGAGTGTCAGAAAGTTTTCGGTCTGTTTGGATATTTGCAGAGGCAAGCTATAAGATATTTGATTATGCAAAGAAGCGTGTTTTTCATCTTGTGAGATCAGATGGCTTGAAATTTAACGAGTTAAGTAAGGGTGTCAaaagcaaaaagagaaaaagtaaggGTGATGGTAAAGACATTGAAGAAG CAGTTGATGGTACGTCGCACTCTACTTTGAATTCCGGCTTAGTTTTGGAGGAAGTCTTGGAAGAAGCACCAAAGTGGAAGGTCTTACGT GAGGTTCTTGAGGAAGTAGAAGAGGAAAGACAAAAGGCTGGTATGTTGGGGGAAGAAATATTCACTGAAGGTGAAGACACCAACAATGGCATTGTACTAGTGGCATGTAAAGATGAAATGTCATGCTTGCAACTTGAAGAATGCATCACCGGCAGTCCAGAAAAG GTCATGCGTGAAGAATGGAAGAAGTACTTACTAAACAAAGTACAGCTGCGAGACATAGTGAACAAGAAAAAGAAGCCTAAGGATCCCAAACCCAAAGGTTTTGGGATTCTTGACGGAGTTACTCCCATAACACCTGCTCAGAATGCAGAAACCACCAGCATTAGTAAGCAGGAACATGATGCGCTTTTGGCAGCTGCCTCAAAACTAAGAAATGTTTCTGAAAATGACAATGCTAAGGATGCTCCACAGCCTGATATTGGTGGACAGGGAAGtggtaaaagaaagagaaaagtggGGATTAGAAAGGTCCCGGTTGTTCTTGATGGCGTGGGAGTTCGGAACAATGATAAAGAGGGATCAGTGAGTGATAAAATTGGGATGTCTGATTCAAAAAATGAAGTCATCGAAGATGAGACTAATACTGCCAGTGCTGGTAGATTTTCTTCTGAAGGGACATCTGTGGAAAACATAGTTCTTCGGAAGCATTCTAATCCTAATGTTGCAGCAAGAACTGGGAAGCCACTACCACCAGTGCACTTTTATGCCCTAGAAAGTGATCAGCCTATACTAGATATATTAAAGCCCTCAATAGTAATTGTTTACCATCCAGATATGGCCTTTGTCAGGGAAATCGAAGTCTACAAAGCTGAGAATTCCTCAAAAAGGTTGAAagtgtattttcttttctatgaaGCTTCAACTGAGGTTCAGAAGTTTGAGGCAAGTATACGTAGAGAGAATGGAGCATTTGAATCTTTGATTAGGCAAAAATCTATGATGATGATTCCAGTTGACCAG AGTGGGCACTCTTTAGGATTGAATTCTACTTTAGAATCAGATTTAACTACTCCTCAAAACTCAGTAACCAGAAAAGCAGGTGGGAGAAAGGAGGCTGATAAAGAAATGCAG GTTATTGTGGACATGCGGGAGTTCATGAGCAGCCTTCCAAATGTTCTTCACCAGAAGGGAATGCGCATCATCCCAGTGACCCTAGAAGTTGGTGACTATATCTTATCACCGTTAATTTGTGTggaaagaaaaagtattcaagatCTCTTTATGAGCTTCACATCAGGTCGTCTATACCACCAGGTCGAGACAATGGTACGGTATTACAGAATACCTGTACTGTTGATTGAGTTTTCACAGGATAAGAGCTTTTCATTCCAG TCTGCTAGTGATATTGGTGATGATGTGACACCAAATAGCATTATATCAAAGTTATCTCTGCTTGCTTTACACTTCCCCAGGCTACGGATAATCTGGTCTCGAAGTTTGCATGCTACTGCTGAAATATTTGCTTCACTTAAGGCAAATCAAGACGAGCCAGATGAAACAAAAGCAATCAGAGTGGGTGTTCCCTCAGAAGAAGGAATTGTGGAAAATGATGTGAG GGCTGAAAATTACAATACATCGGCTGTGGAGTTTCTAAGACGACTTCCAGGTGTTACAGACTCAAACTACAGGGCCATAATGGATGGGTGTAAGAGCTTGGCAGAACTCGCACTTCTTCCTGTGGAGAGGCTAGCGGAATTAATGGGTGGTCATAAAGCTGCTCGGACTCTTAGAGACTTTCTAGATGCTAAATACCCAACTTTGTTGTGA